The sequence below is a genomic window from Thermoplasmatales archaeon.
GGCGGGCAAATTCACTTAGTTTTAACCCAAGAAAAGATAATAGAACAGTTTAAGGAATTCTGGCTTGATGGCAAGATTATGAAAGAGATGGACTATCCCATATTCTTTGCTGTAAATCAAAAACCACTTAAGGATAACAAAGGAGAATATAGATATGTAAAAAGACCTAATGGTGAACTTGTATTAGATGAACATGGGCATCCGAAAATTGATCATGATTTAGATGAGATAGCAGAAGCATTTATTAAATTTGCCAAAGAAAAATTAGCAAAAGGCGACAACGCTTTTGATTTTTGGAGGTAAATTATGGCTGTAGTAAGTATTGTAAAATTATCAGAACTTGAAGGAGCAAAGAGGATTGACCCAGAATTTTATCACCCAGAAAATGTTATTTCAAAAAAGATTTTGGAAAAAGTCGGAACAAGGAGAATTAAAGATTGTTTTTGCAGTGTTCGTCAAATTTTTGATCCACAAAGGCATGTTCTAAATGATACAGCGTTTGTTTTTAATTTATCAGATGTTAAATCATTCTTCCTTAGTGGTGGAAAAATTGCTTTATCTTCTGATGATGTTGGTTCTGCGAAAAAGATGTTTTCTCAAAATGATGTCCTAATATCTCGTCTTAGACCCTACCTAAAAGAAGTTAGTTTTATAGGTTTTAACGGAAAAATAAAATTGTGCTCCACCGAATTCATAGTATTGCGACAGAAAAATAAAAATTACTATCCAGAGGTTCTTTTTTCCTTTTTGATAACTCCTCAAGTTCAAAATATTCTTTTATGGAGTATAAGTGGAACAGAACACCCCAGATTCCATGAAGATTACTTTTTAAATCTGAAGCTTCCAAATTTTACTCCAGAAACTCAAAATAAAATAAAAGAATTAGTAAATGATGCGTGGAAGTTTTTCTCTAATTCTCAATCCCTCTACTCCCAAGCCGAAAACTTACTTTTAGAAGAGTTGGGACTAAAGGACTTCATGCCAAAATATGAACTTTCTTATACCGCAAATATTTCAGAAGCGTTTAAAGCACATCGGATAGATGCTGAGTATTTCCAGCCGGCCTACGATACCATTGTAGAGAAAATAATAGAGTATTCTAATGGTCATACTTCACTATTAAATTTTGTAGATAGTATTAAACCAGATTTCGATCCGACAAAATATCCAGATAAAACTTTTTCTTATGTTGAATTGGCGGATGTAGACGAATCCATTGGTATAATTCATAGTGCGAATGAAGTAAAAGGTGAAGAAGCACCAAGTAGAGCAAGAAGAGTTTTGAAGCAAAACGATGTAATTATTTCAAGTGTTGAAGGTTCATTAGAAAAAGTAGCCTTAGTAAATGAAGAATATGAGGGCTCTTTAGCTTCTACCGGATTTTTCCAATTTAGAGCTATAAAAATTCTCCCTCAAGTATTGTTAGTTTTATCGAAGAGTATTGTTGTTCAATTCCAACTTAAAAAAGAATGTGCGGGTACCATTTTAACTGCCGTGCCTACTGAATCCTTA
It includes:
- a CDS encoding restriction endonuclease subunit S, translated to MAVVSIVKLSELEGAKRIDPEFYHPENVISKKILEKVGTRRIKDCFCSVRQIFDPQRHVLNDTAFVFNLSDVKSFFLSGGKIALSSDDVGSAKKMFSQNDVLISRLRPYLKEVSFIGFNGKIKLCSTEFIVLRQKNKNYYPEVLFSFLITPQVQNILLWSISGTEHPRFHEDYFLNLKLPNFTPETQNKIKELVNDAWKFFSNSQSLYSQAENLLLEELGLKDFMPKYELSYTANISEAFKAHRIDAEYFQPAYDTIVEKIIEYSNGHTSLLNFVDSIKPDFDPTKYPDKTFSYVELADVDESIGIIHSANEVKGEEAPSRARRVLKQNDVIISSVEGSLEKVALVNEEYEGSLASTGFFQFRAIKILPQVLLVLSKSIVVQFQLKKECAGTILTAVPTESLKRILIPIIPDETQQKIASLVQQSHEARRKAKELLEEAKRKVEEAIENEIGK